The Apium graveolens cultivar Ventura chromosome 11, ASM990537v1, whole genome shotgun sequence genome has a window encoding:
- the LOC141696552 gene encoding uncharacterized protein LOC141696552, whose translation MGEVDEDDDDFSSDSSDFINHVEAEHEPLYPGCENYSKMKALVKLFNLKVKHEMSDSCFSDVLLLIGYLLPDGNNIPSSFNEAKKTLCALGMGYEKIHACPNNCLLYRGQIDEDEATCGNVIKGYNACTVCVDNTKATSLVHYRKAVIMRHKRWLPRHHPYRKQKSAFDNTVEKSVAPIPLTGEQVLGRVHYLRDHVFGKTHRQPRWKKGDARPVWKKVSIFFQLEYWKFFPVSRVLDVMHIEKNICESLLGTLLNIPGKTKDRESVRLDMDDMGIRTELRPKTPGKKEKVPLASWNLSNAEKKVVCSSFLQMKLPDGFCSNIKNLVNMEKLRLVGMKSHDCHTILHQLLPISIRRLRDMYATLLIPKAEVYVAEEAVECLVNFEEATIGFPKKGKDEENGITRPLSGATIIKPSNEDLKHAHICFLQNSNDIRPYFDEHMTSLMERYPQHENDQVWLKNKQNDQFPEWFKKKIETELLHDHNGITDEIRWIAEGPNKNVPTLSGYRINGVSYSTNDRDDNRQVQCSGVSVVADTLMLVEKDNTVEHTAQTYYGVITSIWELDYNKFKVPIFYCNWVDINKGVKVDDLRFILVNLNKLGFVNDPFVLGKHVKQVFYIDDPLEKFRSVVLKIPEKNLHDHYDEENDGSVEIELENELQTPMFPNVDEHDEKASYMREEEEWIQLP comes from the exons ATGGGTGAAGTTGACgaagatgatgatgatttctcttCAGATTCTTCAGATTTCATCAATCACGTGGAAGCTGAGCATGAACCTCTTTATCCGGGTTGTGAGAATTACAGTAAGATGAAAGCTTTGGTTAAGTTATTCAACTTGAAGGTGAAGCATGAAATGTCTGATTCATGTTTTTCTGATGTTCTTTTATTGATTGGCTATTTGCTTCCGGATGGCAACAACATCCCTTCTTCTTTCAATGAAGCAAAGAAAACCTTATGTGCATTAGGAATGGGGTATGAGAAGATACACGCATGCCCGAATAATTGTCTCTTATATCGTGGGCAGATAGATGAAGATGAGGCAACTTGTG GAAATGTAATTAAAGGGTATAATGCTTGTACTGTTTGTGTTGACAACACAAAGGCTACTAGTCTTGTTCATTATCGGAAGGCGGTGATTATGAGGCATAAGAGGTGGTTGCCCCGTCATCATCCGTATAGAAAGCAAAAATCAGCTTTTGATAACACTGTTGAAAAGAGTGTTGCTCCAATTCCGTTAACTGGTGAGCAAGTTCTTGGAAGAGTACATTATCTAAGGGACCATGTCTTTGGTAAGACACATCGCCAACCTCGATGGAAGAAAGGTGATGCTCGACCAGTTTGGAAGAAGGTATCTATATTCTTCCAACTTGAGTATTGGAAGTTTTTTCCGGTGAGCCGTGTTCTCGATGTGATGCACatcgagaaaaatatatgtgaatCTTTGCTCGGAACTTTGCTAAATATTCCTGGAAAGACAAAAGATAGGGAGTCTGTCCGTCTTGATATGGATGACATGGGAATAAGAACGGAGCTGAGGCCAAAAACTCCCGGAAAGAAAGAGAAGGTACCTTTGGCTTCATGGAACTTATCAAATGCAGAAAAGAAGGTAGTTTGCTCATCCTTTCTTCAGATGAAGTTACCGGATGGATTTTGTTCAAATATCAAGAATCTTGTTAATATGGAAAAACTTCGGCTTGTTGGAATGAAATCTCATGATTGCCACACAATATTGCATCAGTTGCTTCCAATTTCGATTCG GCGTTTAAGGGATATGTACGCAACCTTGCTCATCCCAAAGGCAGAGGTATATGTTGCCGAGGAGGCCGTTGAATGTTTGGTCAATTTTGAAGAAGCTACCATAGGTTTTCCAAAAAAGGGTAAGGATGAGGAAAATGGAATAACCAGACCTCTTTCCGGTGCGACAATCATAAAGCCGAGCAACGAGGACTTGAAGCATGCACACATATGTTTTCTGCAAAATAGCAATGACATCAGGCCATATTTTGA TGAACATATGACATCTTTGATGGAAAGATACCCGCAGCATGAAAATGACCAAGTATGGCTAAAAAACAAGCAAAATGATCAATTCCCCGAATGGTTCAAGAAAAAG ATTGAAACAGAATTGCTCCATGATCATAATGGCATAACTGATGAGATAAGGTGGATTGCAGAAGGGCCTAACAAGAATGTTCCTACATTGAGCGGTTATAGAATCAACGGTGTTAGTTATAGCACCAATGATCGCGATGATAATCGACAAGTCCAGTGTAGTGGTGTTTCTGTTGTTGCTGATACATTGATGCTTGTTGAAAAAGATAACACTGTTGAACATACTGCACAGACCTATTACGGAGTTATAACAAGTATATGGGAGTTAGACTATAATAAATTTAAGGTCCCTATATTTTATTGTAATTGGGTAGATATTAACAAAGGGGTAAAAGTCGATGACTTGAGATTTATATTGGTTAATTTGAACAAATTAGGATTTGTAAATGATCCTTTCGTGCTAGGAAAACATGTTAAGCAAGTTTTCTACATTGATGATCCTCTTGAGAAATTCCGGTCTGTGGTGTTAAAGATACCAGAAAAGAACTTGCATGACCACTATGATGAGGAAAATGATGGCTCTGTAGAAATAGAACTTGAGAATGAGCTACAAACGCCCATGTTCCCAAATGTTGATGAACATGATGAAAAAGCTAGTTATATGCGAGAGGAAGAAGAATGGATTCAACTTCCATGA